AAGAGGTCGAGATCAACCCCAACGACCTCAAGATCGACGTCTTCCGGTCCTCCGGCCCCGGCGGCCAGTCGGTCAACACCACCGACTCGGCGGTGCGCATCACGCACGCCCCGACCGGCATCGTGGTCTCGATGCAGAACGAGAAGAGCCAGCTCCAGAACCGCGAGGCCGCGATGCGCGTGCTGCGCGCCCGCCTGCTCGCCAAACAGCAGGAGGAGGCGGATGCGGAAGCAGCCGAGTTCCGCAAGGGCCAGATCCGCACGATGGAACGCTCCGAGCGCATCCGCACCTACAACTTCCCGGAGAACCGCATCGCGGACCACCGCACCGGCTACAAGGCCTACAACCTCGACGCCGTCATGAACGGCGCGCTCGGCCCGGTGATCGAGTCCTGCATCCTCGCCGACGAAGAGACCCGCCTCGCGAACCTCAGCACCGACTGACCTCTGTGCTCGGCGGCCGCTTTGCGATCGCTCTCCCCAGACGACGATCGTGAGACTTGCGAGTTCTTCATTCCGCTCAGACACGACAAGGGAGGAGGAGCCGGAGTCAAGATCGAGCCTGTCCCCGTCCGTTGCAAGCTTCACCTCGGCGACCGCCCGCGTGGCGTCAGATGTAGAGCGCCGGGTCGAGCCAGTCGTCGCCCGCGATCTGCTCGCGGCCCAGGTGCGGGCGCGGGCGGGCGGGCACGCCGGTCAGCACCGAGTCCGGCGGCGCGTCGTGAACGACGACGGCGTTCGCGCCGATGACCGTGCGCGCCCCGATCGTGATCGCGCCCAGCACTTTCGCACCCGCTCCCACGACCACTCCGTCGTGGACGGTCGGGTGGCGTTTGCCGTGCTCGCTGCCGCGCCCGCCAAGGGTGACCCCGTGGTAGAGCAGCACATCGTCGCCGATCCAGGCGGTCTCGCCGATCACGACGCCCATCCCGTGGTCGATGAAGAAGCGCCGGCCGATGCGGGCGCCGGGGTGGATCTCGATGCCGGTCAGGAAGCGCGCGAACTGGGAGAGCATCCGCGCGGGTGTGCGGAGCCCGGCGCGCCACAGCCGGTGCGCTACGCGGTACGCCCAGACGGCGTGGAGGCCGGAGTACACAATCGCGACCTCGACGGGGCCGCGTGCGGCGGGATCGTGCTTGCGCGCGTTGCCGAGGTCTTCGCACACCCGGAACACTGGCACGCCTCAGTCCAGCAGGTCCGCCCAGAGGGCCGTGGAGATGTACCGCTCGCCGGTGTCGCAGACGATCGCGACGATGGTCTTCCCCACGTTCTCGGGGCGTGCGGCGATTTGCAGGGCGGCCCACACGATCGCCCCCGAGGAGATGCCGGCGAGGATGCCTTCTTCGCTGGCGAGTTTCTTGGCGGTCTCGATCGCGTCGTCGAACGCCACGTCCACGACCTCGTCGTAGACGGCGGTGTCGAGGATCTCCGGCACGAAGTTGGCGCCGATGCCCTGGATCTTGTGCGGGCCGGGCTGGCCGCCGTTCAG
Above is a genomic segment from Leifsonia xyli subsp. xyli str. CTCB07 containing:
- the epsC gene encoding serine O-acetyltransferase EpsC, which translates into the protein MPVFRVCEDLGNARKHDPAARGPVEVAIVYSGLHAVWAYRVAHRLWRAGLRTPARMLSQFARFLTGIEIHPGARIGRRFFIDHGMGVVIGETAWIGDDVLLYHGVTLGGRGSEHGKRHPTVHDGVVVGAGAKVLGAITIGARTVIGANAVVVHDAPPDSVLTGVPARPRPHLGREQIAGDDWLDPALYI